In one window of Azoarcus olearius DNA:
- a CDS encoding alpha-ketoglutarate-dependent dioxygenase AlkB family protein → MTPLARHPLLALTPLYDATAAQALFDTLCAEIPWNDGDYTAAGRRFRLPRLQCWFSDPGATYRYADNLMNSHPWTPTLAALRARVEAVSGVRFNAVLANLYRDGEDAVGWHADDEDDLGPAPHIASLSLGATRRFHWRPKPGVVGEADALPLPAGTLLLMRAPFQQQWEHAVPAEPAVRGARLNLTFRNVVAPA, encoded by the coding sequence ATGACACCGCTCGCCCGACATCCGCTGCTCGCCCTCACCCCGCTGTACGACGCCACCGCCGCGCAGGCGCTGTTCGATACCCTGTGCGCCGAAATCCCGTGGAACGATGGCGACTACACCGCGGCCGGGCGGCGTTTCCGGCTGCCGCGCCTGCAGTGCTGGTTTTCCGATCCGGGCGCCACCTACCGCTACGCCGACAACCTGATGAACTCCCACCCGTGGACGCCGACGCTGGCCGCATTGCGGGCGCGGGTGGAAGCCGTCAGCGGCGTCCGCTTCAACGCCGTGCTCGCCAACCTCTACCGCGACGGCGAGGATGCGGTGGGCTGGCATGCCGACGACGAGGATGACCTCGGCCCCGCGCCGCACATCGCCTCGCTCAGCCTCGGTGCCACCCGGCGTTTCCACTGGCGACCCAAGCCTGGCGTTGTCGGAGAGGCGGACGCGCTCCCCCTGCCCGCGGGCACGCTGCTGCTGATGCGCGCGCCCTTCCAGCAACAGTGGGAACACGCTGTGCCGGCCGAGCCCGCGGTCCGGGGCGCGCGCCTCAACCTCACCTTCCGCAACGTGGTGGCGCCGGCCTGA
- a CDS encoding flavin monoamine oxidase family protein encodes MLEVAIVGGGLCGLALANTLQHANRSFALFEARDRLGGRILTRKDAAGTPVDLGPTWFWPDTQPRIARLIADLGLETRAQQEDGTHLMQVEPGGKPSPLSQPDFHGGARRVAGGMDGLVQALAARLPAAGVHLTHALTALRDRGTHVELHFSEPNGERFVLARRVVLALPPRLVEEHVRFDPPLAPRVREAMRDAPTWMAAQAKLVTRYTRAFWREQGLSGTAFTRYPGAVLAETWDASEADEAGVLGAFLALPAALRDSFGAGLPMLTASHLAQLFGPAAQGGDSLYQDWAQEPHTCSTLDQTPPLLHPDYANRDLRLSHWRDKLYFGGTETAAYGAGYMEGALEAAGRIQRDLALDWAEAA; translated from the coding sequence ATGCTGGAAGTTGCAATCGTCGGCGGCGGTCTGTGCGGACTCGCTCTCGCCAACACGCTGCAGCACGCGAACCGCTCGTTCGCGCTGTTCGAAGCCCGCGACCGCCTCGGCGGCCGCATCCTCACCCGCAAGGATGCCGCCGGTACGCCGGTCGACCTTGGCCCCACCTGGTTCTGGCCCGACACCCAACCGCGCATTGCGCGCCTGATCGCCGACCTGGGCCTCGAAACCCGCGCCCAGCAGGAAGACGGCACGCACCTGATGCAGGTCGAGCCGGGCGGCAAGCCGAGCCCGCTGTCGCAGCCCGACTTTCACGGCGGCGCGCGACGCGTGGCGGGCGGCATGGACGGACTCGTGCAAGCGCTCGCCGCGCGCCTCCCCGCGGCAGGCGTCCACCTCACCCATGCGCTCACCGCGCTGCGCGACCGCGGCACCCACGTCGAACTGCACTTCAGCGAGCCCAATGGCGAGCGCTTCGTACTCGCGCGCCGGGTGGTGCTGGCGCTGCCGCCGCGACTGGTGGAAGAGCATGTGCGCTTCGACCCGCCGTTGGCGCCTCGGGTGCGCGAGGCGATGCGCGACGCGCCCACCTGGATGGCGGCCCAGGCCAAGCTCGTCACCCGCTACACACGCGCGTTCTGGCGCGAGCAAGGCCTGTCCGGCACCGCGTTCACGCGCTACCCGGGCGCCGTTCTCGCCGAGACCTGGGACGCCAGCGAAGCCGACGAGGCCGGGGTGCTCGGTGCCTTCCTCGCGCTGCCGGCAGCCCTGCGCGACAGCTTCGGCGCCGGCCTGCCGATGCTCACCGCCAGCCACCTCGCCCAGTTGTTCGGCCCCGCCGCGCAGGGCGGCGACAGCCTGTACCAGGACTGGGCGCAAGAGCCCCACACCTGCAGCACGCTGGACCAGACGCCGCCGCTGCTGCACCCCGACTACGCCAACCGCGACCTGCGCCTGTCGCACTGGCGCGACAAGCTGTACTTCGGCGGCACCGAAACCGCCGCGTATGGAGCGGGCTACATGGAAGGTGCGCTGGAGGCCGCGGGTCGCATCCAGCGCGACCTTGCGCTCGACTGGGCCGAGGCCGCCTGA
- a CDS encoding ATP-binding cassette domain-containing protein, with protein MSDPQSIALETPDPGPEGSDRPVSLAGLYRALWRHAAGVRHLILWGFLLLLASQLFKLAVPWLAGRAIDTIQHGGIDGLAGAGRWLALVFAAIAASWLLHGPGRILERNVALRVRERLSALLVGRLMAAPLAWHERHHSGETTHRVQQSTHALYDFAQSQFIYLQNTVRLVGPIVALCLISPLVGAVAVVGYGLIGLLITRFDRRMMRLAVDENHAERRYAATVVDVLGNVFSVLALRRGGGAARLVAARLAAAFGPLRRSIVLNEIKWCSVDLLASLLWCVLVGVYAAEAGGLIGGAAVAGGVALGKVFMVYEYAQQAGGVITAIAAHFQSLSRQRADYAAARPLLEAPQVKPVTAASAPEGWHRLLVSGLRLTHAGGRGGLAIDRLGFVRGRRYALVGPSGAGKTTLLRVLAGLDAAGAELRVEGDGREPAVVAGDEAVMALRGWATLIPQQAEMFDGTLRENLAVGEEVAAARVREALHATCAEALVEALPEGLGTRVAEGGANWSGGQRQRLALARGVLAAEGSALVLLDEPTSSLDPESETRVYEGLFSRFGEAAVVSSVHRLHLLDRFDEVILMRDGRVEAVGSAWALAQGSPLFRELLAAQGGHQAAAVVPEQGGGAT; from the coding sequence ATGAGTGATCCGCAGTCCATTGCGCTGGAAACCCCCGATCCGGGACCGGAGGGCAGCGACCGCCCGGTCAGCCTCGCCGGCCTCTACCGCGCGCTGTGGCGCCACGCGGCCGGCGTTCGTCACCTGATCCTGTGGGGCTTTTTGCTGCTGCTGGCGTCGCAGTTGTTCAAGCTGGCGGTGCCGTGGCTGGCGGGGCGGGCGATCGATACGATCCAGCACGGCGGCATCGACGGGCTGGCGGGGGCGGGGCGCTGGCTGGCGCTGGTGTTCGCGGCGATCGCGGCCAGCTGGCTGCTGCACGGGCCGGGCCGCATCCTGGAGCGCAACGTCGCGCTGCGCGTGCGCGAGCGGCTCTCGGCGCTGCTGGTGGGGCGGCTGATGGCGGCGCCGCTGGCCTGGCACGAGCGACACCACTCGGGTGAAACCACGCATCGGGTGCAGCAGAGCACCCACGCGCTCTACGACTTCGCGCAGAGTCAGTTCATCTACCTGCAGAACACGGTGCGGCTAGTGGGGCCGATCGTGGCGCTATGTCTGATCTCGCCGCTGGTGGGGGCGGTGGCGGTGGTGGGCTACGGTCTCATCGGCCTGCTCATCACCCGCTTCGACCGCCGCATGATGCGGCTTGCGGTGGATGAGAACCACGCCGAGCGCCGCTATGCGGCCACCGTGGTCGATGTGCTCGGCAACGTGTTCTCGGTGCTCGCGCTGCGGCGCGGTGGTGGTGCGGCGCGCCTGGTGGCGGCGCGGCTGGCGGCCGCGTTCGGCCCCTTGCGGCGGAGCATCGTGCTCAACGAGATCAAGTGGTGCTCGGTCGATCTGCTCGCGAGCCTGCTGTGGTGCGTGCTGGTCGGCGTCTATGCGGCCGAGGCGGGCGGCCTCATCGGCGGCGCCGCGGTGGCGGGCGGCGTGGCGCTGGGCAAGGTCTTCATGGTCTATGAGTACGCCCAGCAGGCGGGCGGGGTGATCACCGCGATCGCCGCGCACTTCCAGTCGCTGTCGCGCCAGCGGGCGGACTACGCGGCGGCGCGGCCCTTGCTCGAAGCGCCCCAGGTGAAACCGGTCACCGCGGCGAGCGCGCCGGAAGGGTGGCACCGGCTGCTGGTGAGCGGGCTGCGCCTCACTCACGCAGGCGGGCGCGGCGGGCTGGCGATCGACCGCCTAGGGTTCGTGCGTGGCCGCCGCTATGCCCTGGTGGGGCCGAGCGGCGCCGGCAAGACCACGTTGCTGCGGGTGCTGGCCGGTCTGGACGCGGCGGGGGCCGAGCTTCGGGTGGAGGGCGATGGCCGCGAGCCGGCGGTGGTGGCCGGCGACGAGGCGGTGATGGCCTTGCGCGGCTGGGCGACGCTGATTCCGCAGCAGGCGGAGATGTTCGACGGCACGCTGCGCGAGAACCTGGCGGTGGGCGAGGAGGTGGCGGCGGCGCGGGTGCGGGAAGCGCTGCACGCCACCTGCGCGGAGGCGCTGGTGGAGGCGTTGCCCGAGGGGCTGGGGACGCGGGTCGCGGAGGGCGGTGCGAACTGGTCCGGCGGCCAGCGTCAGCGGCTGGCGCTGGCGCGCGGCGTGCTGGCGGCCGAGGGGTCGGCACTCGTGCTGCTTGACGAGCCGACCAGCAGCCTCGATCCCGAATCCGAAACGCGCGTCTACGAAGGCCTGTTCAGCCGCTTCGGGGAAGCCGCGGTGGTGTCGTCGGTGCATCGCCTGCACCTGCTCGACCGCTTCGACGAAGTGATCCTGATGCGCGACGGCCGTGTCGAGGCGGTGGGTAGCGCGTGGGCGCTCGCGCAGGGCTCCCCGCTGTTCCGCGAACTGCTGGCGGCGCAGGGCGGCCACCAGGCGGCCGCTGTCGTGCCGGAGCAGGGCGGCGGCGCTACGTAG
- the dinB gene encoding DNA polymerase IV, with protein MRKIIHCDCDCFYAAVEVRDNPALAGKPVAVGGRAETRGVIATCSYEARAFGVHSAMSTARALQRCPQLILLPPDFERYRAASRQILAIYRDYTALVEPLSLDEAYLDVSGVDRCKGSATLMAQEIRARIRAEVGITASAGIAPNKFLAKVASDWNKPDGQFVVRPDEVDAFVAALPVKKIFGVGKVTAARLNRLGVHTCGDLRPWTLAALTREFGSFGASLHRLCRGIDEREVKPDRVRKSLSVETTYVTDLPDLAACAAALPALIEEFGRRFGRARDLRPVHKAVVKIKFADFSQTTVECVASAPDTAVWQALLAEGHARRGLPVRLLGVGVRFAEEGRDAAVARQIGLFGESAG; from the coding sequence ATGCGCAAGATCATCCACTGCGACTGCGATTGCTTCTACGCTGCGGTCGAGGTCCGCGACAACCCCGCGCTCGCCGGCAAGCCGGTAGCGGTGGGCGGGCGGGCGGAAACCCGCGGCGTAATCGCCACCTGCAGCTACGAGGCGCGCGCCTTCGGCGTCCATTCGGCGATGTCCACCGCGCGTGCGCTGCAGCGCTGCCCGCAGTTGATCCTGCTGCCGCCCGACTTCGAACGCTACCGCGCCGCCTCGCGCCAGATTCTCGCGATCTACCGCGACTACACCGCGCTGGTGGAGCCGCTGTCGCTCGACGAGGCCTATCTGGACGTCAGCGGGGTGGATCGCTGCAAGGGCTCGGCGACCTTGATGGCGCAGGAGATCCGCGCCCGCATCCGCGCCGAGGTGGGCATCACCGCGTCGGCCGGCATCGCACCCAACAAGTTTCTGGCCAAGGTGGCGAGCGACTGGAACAAGCCGGACGGGCAGTTCGTGGTGCGGCCGGACGAGGTGGATGCCTTTGTCGCCGCGCTGCCGGTGAAGAAGATTTTCGGCGTCGGCAAGGTCACCGCGGCCAGGCTCAACCGCCTCGGCGTGCACACCTGCGGCGATCTGCGGCCCTGGACGCTGGCCGCGCTGACGCGCGAGTTCGGCAGCTTCGGCGCCAGCCTGCACCGGCTGTGCCGCGGCATCGACGAGCGTGAGGTCAAGCCCGACCGGGTCCGCAAGTCCTTGTCGGTCGAAACCACCTACGTCACCGACCTGCCCGATCTCGCCGCCTGCGCGGCGGCGCTGCCGGCATTGATCGAGGAGTTCGGCCGCCGTTTCGGCAGGGCGCGCGACCTGCGGCCGGTGCACAAGGCGGTGGTGAAGATCAAGTTTGCGGATTTCTCGCAGACCACGGTGGAGTGCGTCGCGAGCGCGCCGGACACCGCGGTCTGGCAGGCGCTGCTGGCCGAAGGCCATGCCCGTCGCGGGCTGCCGGTGCGCCTGCTCGGCGTGGGGGTACGCTTCGCCGAAGAAGGCCGCGACGCAGCGGTGGCGCGCCAGATCGGCCTGTTCGGCGAATCCGCGGGCTGA
- the rmuC gene encoding DNA recombination protein RmuC yields the protein MIDIPLQMTLAALAGLGAGFVLAWLLQRGRGAQALERARLEAEAALAPLRERARLLEAEREALRVERADVLARAEGWREALEKTRAERAVLAERLLAERRNAEEKIALLQQAREALSDQFKALAADILEEKSKRFTEQNQTNIGQLLEPLRERLQAFQGTVEQVYVQEGKDRSALAEQVRQLMELNRALGEDAKNLTRALKGSVKAQGNWGELVLERVLEASGLRKGVEYDTQQSHAREDGSRAQPDVVIHLPEDRHLVVDAKVSLTAYEACVVAEDEAARQLAVRRHLESVRAHIKGLAERNYQQIHGVGSLDFVLMFVPIEPAFMLAVTHDDALFMDAWQKNVLLVGPSTLLFVVRTVAHLWRQEAQGRNAQEIARRGGELYDKLVGFVDDMDALGNRLAQAQKSFDAAYGKFARGRGNLVRQAEMLRELGVTPAKALSPALVERALEDDAADAAPVRPALRVAGDEAG from the coding sequence ATGATCGACATCCCCTTGCAGATGACCCTGGCGGCACTCGCTGGGTTGGGCGCGGGCTTCGTGCTCGCCTGGCTGCTGCAGCGCGGGCGCGGTGCCCAGGCGCTGGAACGCGCGCGGCTGGAGGCGGAGGCGGCGCTCGCCCCGCTGCGCGAACGGGCGCGCCTGCTGGAGGCGGAGCGCGAGGCGTTGCGCGTGGAGCGGGCGGACGTGCTGGCGCGCGCGGAGGGCTGGCGCGAGGCGCTGGAGAAGACCCGCGCCGAACGCGCCGTGCTGGCCGAGCGCCTGCTTGCCGAGCGGCGCAATGCGGAAGAGAAGATCGCCCTGCTGCAGCAGGCGCGCGAGGCGCTGAGCGACCAGTTCAAGGCGCTCGCGGCCGACATCCTCGAAGAGAAATCGAAGCGCTTCACCGAGCAGAACCAGACCAACATCGGCCAGTTGCTCGAGCCGCTGCGGGAGCGTCTGCAGGCGTTCCAGGGCACCGTCGAGCAGGTCTACGTGCAGGAAGGCAAGGACCGCAGCGCGCTGGCCGAGCAGGTGCGGCAGCTGATGGAACTCAACCGCGCGCTCGGCGAGGACGCGAAGAACCTGACCCGGGCGCTCAAGGGGTCGGTGAAGGCGCAGGGCAACTGGGGCGAGCTGGTGCTGGAGCGCGTGCTGGAAGCCTCCGGCCTGCGCAAGGGGGTGGAGTACGACACCCAGCAGAGCCATGCGCGCGAGGACGGCAGCCGGGCGCAGCCGGACGTGGTGATCCACCTGCCTGAAGACCGCCACCTGGTGGTGGATGCCAAGGTCTCGCTGACCGCCTACGAAGCCTGCGTGGTGGCCGAGGACGAGGCCGCGCGCCAGCTGGCGGTGCGGCGCCATCTGGAATCGGTGCGGGCCCACATCAAGGGGCTGGCGGAGCGCAATTACCAGCAGATCCACGGCGTCGGCTCGCTCGATTTCGTGCTGATGTTCGTCCCGATCGAGCCCGCCTTCATGCTCGCGGTGACGCACGACGACGCGCTGTTCATGGATGCGTGGCAGAAGAACGTGCTGCTGGTCGGGCCGTCGACGCTGCTGTTCGTGGTCCGCACGGTCGCCCACCTGTGGCGGCAGGAGGCGCAGGGCCGCAATGCGCAGGAGATCGCCCGCCGCGGCGGCGAGTTGTACGACAAGCTGGTCGGCTTCGTCGACGACATGGATGCGCTCGGCAACCGCCTGGCCCAGGCGCAGAAATCCTTCGACGCCGCCTACGGCAAGTTCGCGCGCGGCCGTGGCAACCTGGTGCGGCAGGCCGAGATGCTGCGCGAACTCGGCGTAACGCCGGCCAAGGCGTTGTCGCCCGCGCTGGTCGAGCGCGCGCTGGAAGACGACGCGGCGGATGCGGCGCCGGTGCGCCCGGCGCTGCGCGTGGCGGGCGACGAGGCGGGCTGA
- the aroG gene encoding 3-deoxy-7-phosphoheptulonate synthase AroG, with amino-acid sequence MSASMKIHIDDVRIKEIKELVPPAHVLREFPATAKSAETAYEARQAIHRILYGADDRLLVVVGPCSIHDADAAMEYARRLKVEAERLKNDLLVVMRVYFEKPRTTVGWKGLINDPHLDGSFAINEGVRLARKLLWEINELGLPAGTEFLDMITPQYIADLISWGAIGARTTESQVHRELASGLSCPVGFKNGTDGNVRIAVDAIKAAQSPHHFLSVTKAGHSAIVSTRGNEDCHAILRGGKSTNYDAASVDAACKELAASGVPGKVMIDFSHANSRKQHRLQIEVAHDVAAQLARGEDRIIGVMVESHLKEGRQDLKPGCTLEYGMSITDACIGWEDSVGVLDTLAGAVRQRRVERAAETE; translated from the coding sequence ATGTCCGCCTCAATGAAGATCCATATCGACGACGTCCGCATCAAGGAGATCAAGGAACTGGTGCCGCCCGCCCATGTGCTGCGCGAGTTTCCGGCGACCGCCAAGTCCGCGGAAACGGCGTACGAGGCGCGCCAGGCGATCCACCGCATCCTCTACGGCGCCGACGACCGCCTGCTGGTGGTGGTGGGGCCGTGCTCCATCCACGATGCTGACGCGGCGATGGAATATGCCCGCCGCCTGAAGGTCGAGGCTGAGCGGCTGAAGAACGACCTGCTGGTGGTGATGCGGGTGTATTTCGAGAAGCCGCGCACCACGGTGGGCTGGAAGGGCCTGATCAATGACCCCCACCTGGACGGCAGCTTCGCGATCAACGAAGGCGTACGGCTCGCGCGCAAGCTGCTGTGGGAAATCAACGAACTCGGCCTGCCCGCCGGCACCGAGTTCCTCGACATGATCACGCCGCAGTACATCGCCGACCTGATCAGCTGGGGCGCGATCGGCGCCCGCACCACCGAGAGCCAGGTGCACCGCGAACTGGCCTCCGGCCTGTCGTGCCCGGTGGGCTTCAAGAACGGCACCGACGGCAACGTCCGCATCGCGGTCGATGCGATCAAGGCGGCGCAGTCGCCGCATCATTTCCTCAGCGTCACCAAGGCCGGCCACTCGGCCATCGTCTCCACCCGCGGCAACGAGGACTGCCACGCCATCCTGCGCGGCGGCAAGAGCACCAACTACGATGCCGCCAGCGTGGATGCCGCGTGCAAGGAACTCGCGGCCTCCGGCGTGCCGGGCAAGGTCATGATCGACTTCTCGCACGCCAACAGCCGCAAGCAGCACCGCCTGCAGATCGAGGTGGCGCACGACGTCGCGGCCCAGCTGGCGCGCGGCGAGGACCGCATCATCGGGGTGATGGTGGAGTCCCACCTGAAGGAAGGCCGTCAGGACCTCAAGCCGGGCTGCACGCTGGAATACGGCATGAGCATCACCGACGCCTGCATCGGCTGGGAAGACTCGGTCGGCGTGCTCGACACGCTGGCCGGCGCCGTGCGCCAGCGCCGCGTGGAGCGCGCGGCCGAGACGGAGTAA
- a CDS encoding cation:proton antiporter, whose protein sequence is MPPLLALVFDALVFVLLPWLIWRGLGRRLPLAVLPILVGLGLAAAHLPAVAIGIPSLIGHQIGFVGVLLLAFAAGLEMRQTPDSTETVHALPAQRLSVSRLASSAAAALALPFIVGTVAAHYHFLGLPGWAAPRGDGWIGALAIGLCVAVSALPVLIGLVRELAPPERPLGQIALGVAVIDDAVLWIGLAVLLLFANGGTAFATWDGSELLAVGALGVLGLLGVVASRTGWVAPAWMLWPVAALYLTVGAWASSSIGLHALLGAYFAGAMMAPNWAARLPVEGIGKFALVGLAPLFFGHSGLGIDGNALSWSSLTASLGLLALAVVSKLAAVLAYPPSPMLSRRQALAVGALLQCKGLMEIVAATILRDQGLLSEYAYAALVTLAVLSTTLTGPLYRLCLPRAAAPALEPADCPRNGS, encoded by the coding sequence ATGCCGCCCTTGCTCGCGCTTGTCTTCGACGCGCTCGTGTTCGTACTGCTGCCGTGGCTGATCTGGCGCGGACTGGGCCGCCGCCTGCCGCTGGCGGTGTTACCGATTCTGGTGGGCCTCGGCCTCGCCGCCGCCCACCTGCCGGCGGTCGCGATCGGCATTCCCTCGTTGATCGGCCACCAGATCGGCTTTGTCGGCGTGCTGCTGCTCGCGTTCGCCGCCGGGCTGGAAATGCGCCAGACACCCGACAGCACCGAGACGGTTCACGCGCTGCCCGCACAGCGGCTGTCGGTATCGCGCCTGGCCAGCAGCGCCGCGGCCGCGCTCGCGCTGCCGTTCATCGTCGGCACGGTCGCCGCGCACTATCACTTTCTTGGCCTGCCCGGCTGGGCCGCCCCGCGCGGCGACGGCTGGATCGGCGCGCTGGCGATCGGGCTGTGCGTGGCGGTCAGCGCGCTGCCGGTGCTGATCGGCCTGGTGCGCGAACTTGCGCCGCCCGAACGCCCGCTCGGCCAGATCGCGCTCGGCGTCGCCGTGATCGATGACGCGGTGCTGTGGATCGGGCTCGCGGTGCTGCTGCTGTTCGCCAACGGGGGCACCGCCTTTGCCACCTGGGACGGCAGCGAACTGCTCGCGGTGGGGGCGCTTGGCGTGCTGGGGCTGCTGGGCGTGGTGGCATCGCGCACCGGCTGGGTAGCGCCAGCGTGGATGCTGTGGCCGGTTGCCGCGCTCTACCTGACGGTGGGTGCGTGGGCGAGTTCCAGCATCGGCCTGCACGCCCTGCTCGGCGCCTACTTTGCCGGCGCCATGATGGCGCCGAACTGGGCCGCGCGGCTGCCGGTGGAAGGCATCGGCAAGTTCGCGCTGGTGGGCCTCGCGCCGCTGTTCTTCGGCCATAGCGGCCTCGGCATCGACGGCAACGCGCTGTCGTGGTCCTCGCTTACCGCCTCGCTCGGCCTGCTGGCCCTGGCGGTGGTTTCCAAACTGGCGGCGGTGCTCGCCTACCCGCCCTCGCCCATGCTGTCGCGCCGCCAGGCGCTGGCAGTGGGCGCCCTGCTCCAGTGCAAGGGGCTGATGGAGATCGTCGCTGCCACCATCCTGCGCGATCAGGGTCTACTCTCGGAGTACGCCTACGCCGCGCTGGTGACGCTGGCGGTGCTGTCGACCACGCTGACCGGCCCGCTCTACCGCCTGTGCCTGCCGCGCGCGGCCGCGCCGGCGCTGGAACCCGCGGACTGTCCGCGCAACGGTTCCTGA
- the msrP gene encoding protein-methionine-sulfoxide reductase catalytic subunit MsrP → MLIKRPADIPPSEITPRALFEDRRRFIATAGAGLAGALLGPGLLSAHAAPAPGPGRTALSPLAPSPLSTTEEKTSYKSVTTYNNFYEFGTDKADPAENAGKMALRPWTLRVEGLANKPRTFDIDELLRLAPLEERIYRLRCVEAWSMVIPWVGFPLAALLKQVEPQGSAKYVEFVSHYDPKIMTRRPVLEWPYAEGLRMDEALHPLTILAVGLYGEVLPNQNGAPLRLVVPWKYGFKSAKSIVAIRLVDKQPATAWNRAAPDEYGFYSNVNPEVSHPRWSQATERRIGEFRKRPTLMFNGYADQVARLYQGMDLQRNF, encoded by the coding sequence ATGTTGATCAAGCGTCCTGCCGATATCCCCCCCTCCGAAATCACCCCGCGCGCGCTGTTCGAAGACCGCCGCCGCTTCATTGCCACCGCCGGCGCCGGGCTTGCCGGCGCGCTGCTCGGCCCTGGCCTGCTGTCTGCACACGCCGCGCCCGCCCCGGGCCCGGGGCGCACCGCGCTGTCGCCGCTGGCGCCCTCGCCATTGAGCACGACGGAGGAAAAGACCAGCTACAAGTCCGTGACCACCTACAACAACTTCTACGAATTCGGCACCGACAAGGCCGACCCCGCGGAGAACGCCGGCAAGATGGCGCTGCGGCCGTGGACGCTGCGGGTGGAGGGCCTCGCCAACAAGCCCCGCACCTTCGACATCGACGAACTGCTGCGGCTCGCCCCGCTGGAAGAACGCATCTACCGGCTGCGCTGCGTGGAGGCGTGGTCGATGGTGATCCCGTGGGTGGGCTTTCCGCTCGCCGCGCTGCTCAAGCAGGTGGAGCCCCAGGGCAGCGCGAAGTACGTGGAGTTCGTCAGCCACTACGATCCCAAGATCATGACCCGCCGCCCGGTGCTGGAGTGGCCCTATGCGGAAGGCCTGCGCATGGACGAAGCGCTGCACCCGCTGACCATCCTGGCGGTGGGCCTGTATGGCGAGGTGCTGCCGAACCAGAACGGCGCCCCGCTGCGGCTGGTGGTGCCGTGGAAATACGGCTTCAAGAGCGCGAAGTCCATCGTCGCGATCCGCCTTGTCGACAAGCAGCCAGCCACGGCATGGAACCGCGCGGCGCCCGACGAATACGGCTTCTATTCCAACGTCAATCCCGAGGTGTCGCACCCGCGCTGGAGCCAGGCGACGGAGCGCCGCATCGGCGAATTCCGCAAGCGGCCGACGCTGATGTTCAACGGCTACGCCGACCAGGTGGCGCGGCTGTACCAGGGCATGGACTTGCAGCGCAACTTCTGA
- a CDS encoding sulfite oxidase heme-binding subunit YedZ, translated as MAILRHPTSFQIAVIKAALFLLCLLPAVQLALGAYRDTLGANPVEAITHASGEWTLRFLLITLTVTPLRRATRLHWLLRLRRMLGLFAFAYGVAHLFTYLWLDQFFDWMAIALDILKRPFITVGFAALVLMLPLALTSNAFSIRRLGGRRWQSLHRSVYGIAILGVVHYWWLVKADVLAPAVYALLLAALLGVRAWWREQERRRQLAAALPARVPRGKVIPLVPK; from the coding sequence ATGGCGATCCTGCGTCACCCTACCTCGTTCCAGATCGCGGTCATCAAGGCCGCGCTGTTTCTGCTGTGCCTGCTGCCCGCGGTGCAACTGGCGCTCGGCGCCTACCGGGACACGCTCGGCGCCAATCCGGTCGAGGCGATCACGCACGCCAGCGGCGAATGGACGCTGCGCTTCCTGCTGATCACGCTCACCGTCACGCCGCTGCGGCGCGCCACCCGCCTGCACTGGCTGCTGCGGCTGCGGCGGATGCTGGGACTGTTCGCATTTGCCTACGGCGTCGCCCACCTGTTCACCTACCTGTGGCTGGACCAGTTCTTCGACTGGATGGCGATCGCGCTCGACATCCTGAAGCGCCCCTTCATCACGGTGGGCTTTGCCGCATTGGTGCTGATGCTGCCACTGGCGCTGACCTCCAACGCGTTCTCGATCCGTCGCCTGGGCGGACGCCGCTGGCAATCGCTGCACCGCTCGGTGTATGGCATCGCCATCCTCGGCGTGGTGCATTACTGGTGGCTGGTGAAGGCCGACGTGCTGGCGCCGGCGGTGTATGCGCTGCTGCTGGCAGCGCTGCTGGGGGTGCGGGCGTGGTGGCGTGAGCAGGAGCGCCGCCGGCAACTCGCGGCCGCGTTGCCGGCCCGGGTGCCGCGCGGCAAGGTCATCCCGCTGGTGCCGAAATGA
- the mog gene encoding molybdopterin adenylyltransferase: MSDSITIGLVSISDRASDGTYEDQGIPSLKEWLGRALTSPWTAVTRLIPDDQPTIERTLVELADTAGCSLILTTGGTGPAPRDVTPEATLAVGDKVMPGFGEEMRRISLNFVPTAILSRQVAVIRGSSLIVNLPGQPKSIRETLEGLRGADGSVEHVGIFAAIPYCIDLIGGPYVETDETVIKAWRPKHAIRPKPAV; encoded by the coding sequence ATGAGCGACAGCATCACCATCGGCCTGGTTTCAATCAGCGACCGTGCCTCGGACGGCACCTACGAAGACCAGGGCATCCCGTCGCTGAAGGAGTGGCTGGGGCGCGCGCTGACCTCGCCGTGGACCGCGGTGACGCGGCTGATTCCCGACGACCAGCCCACGATCGAGCGCACGCTGGTCGAACTGGCCGACACCGCGGGCTGCTCCCTCATCCTCACCACCGGCGGCACCGGCCCGGCGCCGCGCGATGTCACGCCCGAGGCCACGCTGGCGGTGGGCGACAAGGTGATGCCTGGGTTCGGCGAGGAGATGCGCCGCATCAGCCTCAACTTCGTGCCCACGGCGATCCTGTCGCGCCAGGTGGCGGTGATCCGTGGCAGCAGCCTGATCGTGAACCTGCCGGGCCAGCCGAAGTCGATCCGCGAAACCCTCGAAGGCCTGCGCGGCGCCGACGGCAGCGTCGAACATGTCGGCATCTTCGCGGCGATCCCCTACTGCATCGACCTGATCGGCGGCCCCTACGTGGAGACCGACGAGACGGTGATCAAGGCCTGGCGGCCCAAGCACGCCATCCGCCCGAAGCCTGCCGTCTGA